The stretch of DNA CGATCAGCTCAGAGCGCGGCGTGATAACAAGCTCAATAATGCCAACATCGCTAGACTCTATCTCCGCGCATGCAGCCTCCGCCTCAAAAATAAGGGTTCCAACGGAAGCTCTGCGCTGCGCCTCTTCCAGGACTCCACTTACGAGCAACACTTCACCCTCGCGCAATAAACAATCCGCAGAGAGTTTGGCCGGTTCCGTCTCTCCCCCTGTGGTTAGAACAGGAACATCCAACCAATCGATCTTCCCCCCATTAACAACACGACCAAGGATCGCAAGCTTCGTTTCATGCGCGATTCGGTGCAGCGGCGCACCGACCCATCTGCCTGGCCCTATACTAACGGTAAAGAGCGAGCTCAGCAGAAGCTGCTTAGGATCTGAAACCTCTAGTATCTCAAGATCAACGATTGGAGAGTCCTCACGAAAGCGCCCAGTAACACACCCGATGATTACATCACCATCATGCACACTCACATCAAGAAACCACGAGGGCGGCCTGGATTCCCAGGCGTGCTCATGCGCCGTACGCTCAACTGCTAGCGGCAAGATGCCGGTTCCCTTAAAAAGATCTCTGAGCAACATTACACGGCTCTCGGTATGCACCTCACGTAAGGAGAATTTAAGGATATCGGCGCTCCCTGCAAGCGCTTCAAGCACCGCGCCTGGCAGCTCTGTAAACTTTAACCCCTGCAGAGCTTGCACCTCTGCAAAGTTTTCTGGATTACCGCGTACAAGCAGGACATCGCGCTCCTGAAGCTTCTCGTTGGCCCTGGGGGAGAATAGCTTGCGTCCACCACGCATAATGGTCACCACAATACCGGATATGAGCGAGCCAAACTTTAGCTCAGAAAGCGATCTTCCGATCACCGCCGAATCCGCAGGAACTCGCACCGAAAATATGCGGTCCTGCAAGCGGTAAAGCGCGCGCAGATCCGTAATGCGCCGCGTTGCTCCATGCGTCTTTCGTACCGGAAGGATCTTCCATCCAAATACCATCATAAAGAGGGTGCCGATAACGAGCGCTGCCAATCCGTAGGGCAAGAAATGAAAAAATGAGAGCGGCGCAAGATTATTGTGACTAAGCAGCTCCGCAGCGAGGATATTCGGCGGAGTTCCGATCAGGGTTAACATTCCACCAAGTGAGACAGCAAATGCGAGTGGTATAAAGAGCTTTGAGGGTGGGATATCGCTTTCATGCGATAGCATGGCGACCGCTGGCATAAGCAGCGCCGCCGCAGATACGTTGTTCATAAAACCGGAGAGTAGCGCCGAAACGACCATCACTATTCCGATCGCTACCTGCTGGTTCGATCCGGCATAACGCCTGATCCAACGCGCCATGGCATCACTCACCCCCGTTACACGCAGCGCTCCGGCAACAAACAGGGTAGATACCATTACGATTACTACCGGCGATGAGAACCCCTGGAAAGCCTCCTGCGCCGTTACGTATTTTCCAAGCACCAACACAACCAACATCGCCATGGCGATCACATCAACCGGCATGCGCTCAGTTACAAACATGAACACCATCACAAGGACCACCAACACAAGGCCCCATGAGTGAACAGCGCCGCCCAACAGCTCAAACGTCATAAACTCCTATTATACAGGTGCATAGAGATCCTCAAATGGAGTAGCGCCTAACTTAAGCTCAACGCGCTTATTAGCTGCCAGGTGTCGAAGGATCTTAAAGATCGTCTCAACCGAATCAGCCTCTCCAATCCCGTCTGCAATCGCCTCTACGCTAAGAGGCTTGTCGGCCTGATTCATATAGGCCGTCACACGCGCTTGAATCGCCAGCACCGCCGCCGCTGCTTTTTTCCCGGCCTCAACACCGGGCTGATGATAGGCATTAACGTTAATTAACGAAGCATAGAGACCAACCGCCCGCTCAAATAGCGCTATCAACATCCCTACGTAATACTCACTAACCTCTGGTATCGTAACGCTAACGCTCTCACGCCCATTCTCATAAAGAGCCGTACGGGTACCTAGGTAGAATCCAGTTAGATAATCTCCACTCGTTATCCCTGCTTCGACCTGAATCGTCTCCGCTGCAAAACCCTTGAGAGAGGCGCTAGCAGTAGTGCGCGGCGCGCGATCCTTTAACACCTCGATAAATACAGCGAAGAAGTTATTAAGCCCCTCTCTTAACTGCTGCACATAGGCGTGCTGATCGGTCGATCCCTTGTTGCCATACACAGCAAGGCCCTGATTAACCACATTACCGGAGCGATCGAGCTCCTTACCGAGGCTCTCCATGACGAGCTGCTGGAGATACTTACTGAAAAGATCGAGGCGATCCTTGTAGGGCAGCACCACCATATCTTTATTTCCCTTGCCGCACCCGCAGTGGTACCACGCCAGCGCCAGCAACGCCGCAGGGTTCCTATGACCCTCGCGACAGCGGGTGAGCAGGTCCATATCAGCAGCACCCTTAAGAACCGCATCGATATCAAATCCCTGTAGCGCTAGCGCAAGCAGCCCTACAGCGCTGAACTCGCTCGTGCGACCCCCAACCCAATCCCACATCGGGAAACGCTCAAGCCACGCTTGCGATTTGGCGGTCGTATCGAGCTCACTCCCCGCACCCGTTACAGCAACGAAGTGCCGCTTAAAATCTAATCCAGCCCCATCAAAGGCGGCCTTCGCAATAAGTTGGCCGTTACGGGTCTCCCTGGTTCCCCCTGATTTGGAGATTACGATTACGAGGGTCTCTTCAAGCTTTGGCAGTGAGAAGAGCGTCTTTGCCATGCCGTCCGGGTCGGTGTTGTCGAAGAAGGAGATGCGCATCGGATCGGAACAGGCGCTCAGGGCCTGGTTCGCAAATTGCGGTCCGAGCGCCGAGCCCCCGATGCCCACAATTAGGATATGAGAGAATGTAACCCCTGGCCTCGGTCCGATCTGGCCGCTATGCACATCCCTGGTAAAGGCTTTTATCTTATCTAGGGTGAGCGAGATCGCTGAGCGGATCTCTGCGGTCGGCGCAAGCTGTGGCGCCCTTAGCCAGTAGTGGCCAACCATCCTCCCCTCGTCCCGATTTGCGACCTCCCCGGCCTCTAGGCGAGCCATCTCTTCAAACGCCGATTGAAGCTTGGGCTCCATCGCCTTAAGATAAGCATCCTCGTAATTAATGCGGCTCGTATCGAGCGAGAACCCAGAGGAGGGATCGTAAAAAAATCGTTGCTTAAAACGGCCCCAGAGATCCCTTGTTTCCATAATTAATCCTTGGCTCCTATCTGCAGTAAAAAGTTGCAACCTGCCGTATAAACTAGCGATAGTTATTTAATCCAAACATTTTAGCGCCCATTTGTGAAGCAAATCGCAGGAACATCCGACAACATTGACGGTAGGGGCTAATTGCGTACATACCCTCGTTCTCTACCTGATGGGTCATATGTATCTTCCTAAGAGACTTGATACTACTAGTACGACCGATTGCGAAAGTCGCTCAGTGCAGCAAACTGAGAGATCTATTCTAAAGATTATCCCCTCTAGAGACTTTACCGAACTCTTACAGATCACTACATTAGAGGGGGGCTCGGAGAGGATTTTGCCACTAAGCTGTGGTTTTGCTGAGATCGGGCACATCTCTCATGAAAGTTACCATAACAGCTACACTTGTTGCCTTTGGGTGACAGGCGGGTGTCGTGAGTAGGAACGAACCAGAATCAGGTCGCAGAGGTTTAATTGTCGATATGATCAAAGAGAATCTCGTCTTTTTACGTGAGTTTTTGCTTGAATTTAAAACTACCGGAGCATGCTTTCCCACCTCACGCTGGGCTGCGCAGGCGCTTATCACGCCGATGCGGGAGCCGAATCGCGCCCCCAAGAAGATCCTAGAGCTAGGCCCAGGAACAGGTTCAGTCACTCTCCCTATAATCAAGGAGCTCCAGGATGGTGACATCCTAACGGTTTGCGAAATAAACCCTCGGTTTATGAAGGCTCTTAAAGACAAGCTCGAGAGGGACGACGACTATCAACGCTGCAAGGCGCAGGTGTTCTTCTTTGAAGGCGCGGCCCAGGACCTTCCAACCGATATGCGCTACGACATAATAGTGTGCGCCCTACCGTTCGTTAACTTCGACCTAGAGACCGTTAAGACTATCTTTAATCGCCTACGAGAGATCAGCACCCCAGAGACCCTGATGACTTACTATGAATATATCGGCATGCGCACATTTAATGAGGCACTTGCTCCAGCCGACCGCGCTGCGCGTATTAATCAGGTCAACGAATATCTAAAGGAATCGAACTCGCTCAATTATCTTACAAAGGAGCGAATATGGCTCAACCTTCTGCCGGTAAATATCTATACCGTTAAGCCGGCGGCGTAAATCGTCTGCGCTACTCAATCAGATGGAGTGCGCTGAACGAATTCGCATATACGGTCCGCTTGCAGCATAGGCAGCAGCTATCACTAATAGCCCAATAACCGGATCGTACCAGGTTAGTGCAATTAGAAGCCCAAGTAGCAGCCTTCCAATACGCTTAATCCCTGACATTTTAAACTGCTTAATACTAAAAAACTCTATAGTCGAGACCATCAGGTAGCCAATGCTAAGCATCGTAGCCATCCCAACACCAACCATTAGATAGGAGCTCTGCGCATACGGAGCGGTATTGATTACAGCAACTACAAACACCGCGGCTCCCGGCGTTGGCAACCCGGAGAAGTTTTTTAAGTTCTCGGTCGATACGTTAAAGCGCGCCAAACGACTCGCGGCACACAACAGATAGAAGAACGTAATAGCAACGCCCAACTCATCGGCTAAAAGATGAAACGCCCAGTGATACATCATCACCGCTGGGGCGACCCCAAAGGAGACCAGATCAGAGAGTGAGTCAAACTCAACACCAAACTTTGAGGTGGCGTTAAGCTTACGCGCGACACGACCATCAAGACCATCAAGAAGGATAGCGATTAGAACGGCGAAGACAGCTTTCTCAAAACGCCCGGAAGAGGCGTACATAATCGCGAGAAAGCCGCAGAACATATTCCCAACCGTGACCGCATTAGGGATCACATAACGACGTCGATAAAGGATCTCCTTTATCTCCTCCCTACTTATGCGCTTCTCGGACCTTCGTATTTTAATCATTAAGCTACCACATCTAACTTTACTGGCCGGGCCATCCGTACGTCGTACAAACGGTGCCGCTCCCTCTGCGGATCAACTCCCCGAGCGGGAGCTAACCGTAGCACAGAGCTGAATAGGTTTTCGAGGGTTTCGGGCACATCAGCGCAAACTACCGTAGCTCCTCGCAAAGTAAGCTCACACAGCATCTCCCAAACACGAATTTGCTGGGCTGCGGCGAGCGCAAAGGGCTTGTTAATAAGTATAAGCTCAGTAGCAAGGGCGCGTTGCTTAGGCCCATCTTTCGACGCTCCGATCCGAGTCAGGGCCGCAAGTAGATAGATAACGCGCGCCGTTGCTGGAGGCAGAGAAGCAACCGGTGTTGAGAGCGTTAAGCTACTTTGAAGCTCCTGTGGTAAGGCCCGTATAACCTCACCGATAGTATCCCTACTCCAAAGTAGCTCACTAAGTGCCGCTAGCGGCGCCTGAAGCACTGCGCTAAAGGTGAGCTGTCCGAACGGAATTTGACCAATGCTCCAATCGATCAGAGCACCGTTACACTCTGGACACTCCCCGACCCCTGCTAGGCAGGCGCGACATCGATAACGTGACGAAGATAGTAAAAGATCCTCAATTGAATATCCGCGCTCTCGCGCGATACGGGTCCGGCAGAACTCAGCGGCTATCAGGTCTTCCAGTCCAAGGAGATCTATGACTAAATCCGGTAGTTCAGCTCCTGGATCGAGTAGATAACAGCTCTTTAAGCTGCCAAAGGCGCAGCGCTGTGCGAGCTTGCGCCTCTTTAAAAAAACCTCCTTAATCTCTTTTAAAAGTAACCCCTTGCCAGTGCCCACACCCCCCTGAATCAAGCTTGGGCGCCCCAGGGGGCAAGAGAGCTCGCGAATACTAAGGGGGCCACGCTCTATGTCGCGCACGATAAACGCCTCCCTCAATTGCTCAGGAAGCCGTAGTGCTGTAAGGGGTGCCACTACGGGATAAAAAGCCCTAAGAGTTTCGGCATAATCAGCGGCAACACCGTTCCAGGTCGGCCAGAGCGCTGCGCCATCAGCAAGTAGGGTCAGCCCCGTTAGCTTAGAGAGCTTACTGCTAAGGAGCGTACAGAGCGCCTGCTCACCTCGCGAGAGCAGATTAACCGGAGCTCCGATCGGGTAGTCCCCGAAACCACCCTCGCAGATCCTTTGTAAGTGCGAAATCTCACTACTAGCGCTTGAACTAGGCTCTAAAAAGGAGCGAAACGGCAGCGCTGCTACGTACCTTAACTGCACACCCCGCCACTCATACAACGCAACTGAGTCGCTAGAACCGAACCCATCACACCCCTCACACGAGATCAGACGAGCACCCTGTACCTCAAGCCACCCCTCTCCTCTACAACGGGCGCACGGAGTAGTGGCTGCTAGCATCAGGCTCGTCGCCTCAGGAAAGCTACGATCGCATTCCAAGCAGCTCCATCTGGAGCTGAGCACGAAGAGCTCCAGAGCAAGCGCCGTGCGGTGTTCGAGGTGCAAGATCCGCAGCTTTGCACCACCCCGCTCAGACCAGAGCGCAACCGCTCGCCGGAGCTCTTCGTGCTGAGATGCTGCAACCAGCGCCAGGACCGGCTCGCCGTCGCTGTCGCCTAGGAGCTCCTCAACCCTCAAGATCCGCCCAGTAACAAAAACTCGCTCAACACCGAGCAATTCGCACCGTTCTGAAAGGGAGATCTCGTTTCTATCGTCGGCCAGGACCAGCGCTAGGTAGCCAGAACTAGGCAGATTAAGATCTCTAATGTTAGCGGGTCTCTCAGCCAACTTATTGCATACTGGACAGCGGGGTCTAAGCTCCGTAAGCACTAGATCGACTAGCGTTGATTCAACCTTAAAGAGCTGCATCAGGGGACTTGCAAGCATTCCAAACGGAGTAGAGCTGGGAACATCGAGCGCACGTCTACCAACTCGGGGATTAAGGGGTACAACAAGGGGTGCGCCCTGCCCCGCAATTGCGCCATGTCCCTCAATTGCTCCCTGCGAATCGGGCACCGCGTCAGACGCACTGAGCAATCCGTTAGACATATATATATAGTCAGAATCAGTAAGTGTGCTGGCCGTAGCCGTGTTCCCATTAATACGCCCACTTAGCGCTACTTGCTCCTTTCCCTTCTCCATAGTCATTGCTAGCCTGCTTTAATCGTGTAGCGCGGTTGCGCAACACCTGAGCCCCATAACCGGGTTAATAACTGCTATCTCTAGTTAATGAATATCTCACCACGCGCTCTACTAGCTACCATAATGAACGTTTTTTACAGGCTCTATTACCACCCTGGGTTGGGGCCCCACCCTGGACTGGGGCCACTCACTACGCGCTCCGTCGTTATCATGCTCTTTATACTGTATCTGCTGCTGGGGCCAGTCTCTAGCTCTACGGATATCATCGCCGCTGCCCTAGCATACGGACTCCTTGCGCTAATCGGCATCTTCACCACCATTATCGTAGCCCAGGGGGCGCTGCTGCAACGCTCCCTGGCGGTAGAGGTCGTTGCCCCTAGCGGCGAGAGCTACGTCGGCTCCCCGGCACGGGTCGCCATTATCATATCACCTACCTGGGTGCTCCCACTAACCTACCTCGATATATCGCTTAAAAGCCCGCACGCCGATCTCCCCCGCAGCGCTATCCGCGTAACCGGGACAGGTCGCAGTGAGCGTCGCCTAGTGCTAGAGCTCCCTATGCCGCACCGCGGCAACTGGGATATCTCAGGCGTGCAGCTAGAGCTGCGCGATGTAGCAGGGCTTTCGCGCTTTATCTGGCAAGAGGAGCTCTCGGCCTCTATCATTGTAACGCCCCCGGTCATGCACGAGACAAATTTACCCCTGGTAAGCTCCACGCAACGCCCCGGAGATATGGTTACGGATATGCTTAACCGTCAGGGCGATCCATTTGATATTAAGGCGTATCATCCATCCGATGGAATCAAGAAGATTATCTGGAAGACCTTTGCTAAACGGGGCGAGCTGCTCTCACGTCATCCCGAAGCCTCGATGACCCCTGAGGGTTTCGTTGTAATGCTGGTGCTAGCTCGTCCAGAAGACGATCAGGTATGCGCACGGGCCCTTGCTTACGCCATCTCGCTTAAGGAGCTAAAGCTCGACATAGTTATGAGCTGCGAAGGGGCGCGCGGGCGCACTCCAGCCAGCGAGATAGCGCGCTGCAAGGAGCTGCTAATAGATTCCGTCTGGGATGCCAAGGCACTAAATGGCAGCTCGATACAGCTCGATGCAACTGAGTTGCTAGACCTCTGTTGCAATCAAATGCTCGGCATACGTGTACGCAAGCTCATTATATTTTGCTCGGGAGCACGCACAGCTGACCCGCTTGCTGGCGCGCAGATACTACAACTTGCAACCTGGCTTAGCACACAGGGGATTGAGCCGATCTTTTGCCTGACGCCCCCCAGCACCTTGATCAACTCCACTCAACGCCCCATTATGCAGCGCTTAGGCACGCTCTTCGTTGCAGGTGAAACAACTAAAACCGCGCCAGTTGTAGCGGCCAACTACCAAAGATTTCTCGCTGACTGCCTCTCTAGACAGTGGGAGGTCCACCTATGAGTAGCGGCATAGAACCCAACCTCAAAACGGATCGTCTCTTTTGGAGCGTCGTAGCGTTTCGCTCAATCGGAGCTATAGGCATCGTTATTATCATCAACTCATTCCTTCCGCTCGGCACCCCGCTCCTTATAACCTCGATTGCTGGGCTACTCGGTGTTGTCGGAGCCTCCTTACTTGCGCGCTCGCGCCTAACAAACCTCGGATGTATAGCGCTGCTAACAACGCTACCGTTATTCCCGACCATGTTTTTCTGGGGCCTGACTCTTCTGCTCTCGCCCCTCGGGCTGACCTCTCTCTTTATTGAGAAGCTCACCGTGCACACCAACACCGGCTGCTTAATCGCCGCATTGACGGGCCTAGCAACCTGGATATTCTGGCGCGCTCGCATAGCTGTTACTATTGAGGCGCTGCTATTTTTTGGCGCCGCAATAGCTATCTTCTCTGGACACCGTGAGTTTCACCTCGACAGACCGAAGATCCTGAACTCGCTTGCCTGGCGCCTCGGCATAGACCCGCTCTCAATGCTCTTTGTTCTAGGGGCCGTCCTATTGCTATCTGTACTGCTCTACCTTTACCTAGCCTCGCTCGCCACCCGCCCCAGAGTTGATCAGGTTACGATCAAACGGGCTCACGGTGGGCGGCAGATCATAACTACGCTTGCCGTTATGACGCTTATGATCGGCGCTCTCTATCTAGTTCAACATACGCTCTATAAGCACTTTAATGCGATTATGCTTGGGCGCGTTGCCAACGGCGTCGGCATGGGAAGTAGCCAAGGGATGAGTCCACTTAGCTTTCAATCAGCGCTCGGCAGCTCTAATCAACCCGCGGCGCTAGTGCGCCTTGAGGGTGATTATTCAAACAATCCATTTAGCCCGATGATGTACCTGCGCGAAACAGCGCTCTCCTCCTTTAGCGGTAAGGAGATGGTATTTGCAGGACGTGCCTTCGATACCGATCTGCCGGTTATTGCTCCTAGAGAAGCCTTTACTCGTAAAGAGGACGCAGAGCTTGGTCACCGCACGCCCCTGATTCAATCAATCTACCTATTGGCAGAGCATACGAACGCCTTCGCCGTTGATTATCCGGTCTCAATAGTTCAGCTCAAAAATCCAAAGCCTACCCGTTTTAGCGGTACATACCGAGCATACTCGGTCGCCCCAGCATACGCCCTCTCAGAGATTGAGGGCTCCTCTGTTGGAGACCCACGCTGGGCCGCGGAGGTGCGGGAACACTACCTAGTTCAGCACTCCGACCCACGCTATAAGGAGCTGGCTGAAAAGATCGCTGGCGATATAAAGAATCCTATCGAGAAGGCGCAGGCCCTGACCTCGTACCTATCAAAGACCGCTATCTATACCCTCGCCCCACGCCACGAGGTAAAACCCTCAGAGGATCCAGTCGCGCCCTTTATGTTCGGTGATCACCGTGGTTACTGCGTACACTTCGCACACGCCATAACATACATGGCGCGCGCGCTCGGCATCCCCGCCCGCGTTGCCACCGGCTACCTGACCGATCTAAGTCAGGCCAAGGATGGTCATATCCTGCTCCGTATGAGCGATCGGCACGCCTGGGGCGAGATCTATATAACCGAGATAGGGTGGGTGCCCTTTGACGTACAACCGGAGCAGGTCGAGAGTCACGCTGAAACACAGGTCGATGCGAAGTTACTTGAGGAGTTAATGGGAATCCTGCAACCAGGTGAAGAGATCCTGCCAAAAGACTCCGTTAAAGATGAAGTTGGCATGCTCGATCCTGATCAGATCTGGATTCCCGATCCACAGCTTTTCATAAATCTGCTCTATCTTAGCGCCGCACTCTTTTTACTCCTAAAACTAACGCTACGACAGGGCTGGCGTCTAGCAAGATCACCCACAACGCGGCTGCGCTGGGGCTATATCTCTGTAGCATCCTCGTTGTGCGATATCGGCATAACACGTGAACGGGGAGAGACTAGACTTGATTTTGCTAACCGTGTTACGCAGGTTGATCTTAGACCCCTGACTCAATTAGTTGTCACCAAGGGATACTCCTCTAACTATCAGTTGCAGCTTGAGGCCGTAACGCGCACCATCAAAGCTACTCAATCTCCACTAAAAACCCTACCTAGATGGAAACGACCGATTGTCGCCGTAAATCCCGCCTCAATCGTTAAACTGTTGGGAGGCGCCTCATGGTAAGAGCGTTACGCCCACTAGCAATGCTTGCTCTGGTCATGGCGCTTTCGTGCTTAATTATGCACGAAACATCTGCTCAGGATTCAGCTTCACAAGCTAGCTCTCAACCTAAAGAAGCTCCGATCTTAGACCCATTTGATCCATTCGATATATTAGGATCGGAGGAGATCGTATCCTCGGTCAACGACGAGCAGAAGTCCGCCGAAGATCTGCTCCGTGACAGCGAGCTGCTACTGCTAGCCGATCGGCCCCTTGATGCGCGCACTAAGCTGCTAAAGGCGCTTAAAAAAGATCCTGATAATTACCGCGCCTATCATCTGCTGGCTGGATATTACCTGGTACACGTAGGGCACTACCGCCTGGCGCTTAAGTACATTAAGCGCGCAGAGGAGCTCTTTGAAAAGATGCACGGGCCACCTCCGTATACTACCCGCCTCCTACAGTTCGAGCATGGCAATATCCTTTACTACCTAAGTCAGATCCGACTTAACCTGGACAACTACCAGGGGGCGTTAGAGGCGCTCGATCGCTATCAGGCCTTGTCATACCACGGCGAATGGTATCCTGGGTCTCGCGCTTGGGTACTAATGAAGCTCGGCAATATTCAGGAGGCGATTAGGATAGCGCGACTTGGGGTACTTGCTGGTGAAGGCTCCGGTCAAACCTTAAACATGCTCGGAATCCTGCTATCAATGAACGATCAGCCGTATGAGGCGCTAGAGGTGTTCCGTAAGGCGATCGCAACCGAGATGTCCCTTGGCAATGAAGGGCAGCCCGCCACACCGCTCAACAACTCCGGCGAGGTCTACAAGGAGCTTTTTGAGGATGACAAGGCGGAATCAACTTTCCTGCGTGCAACGTCCTATCCTGATGGTTGCGAACATATCCTGCCGAGCCTAAACCTAGCGCTACTCTATATAGATCAGATGAAGTTTGAAGCGGCTGCTGGATTAATGGACGCCTTTGATAGATGTGTTGCGCAGTTTCCTCTCAGAAATAATGAGGAGCATCTAACCCTTGAGAGTCTTGTGCGCGGGCGCATAGATCTTCATACCGGAGATATTAAGCGCGCCATTCGCCGCTTTGAAGCTTCACTCGAAGGTACGCAGTGGTTTGGAAAGATCGGCACTAATCAGAACGACATGCTCGTTGCTAGCACCATCTCGCTCGCTCAGGCGCTCAAACAGGAGAATAATATCCTGCGCTCGCGTGTACCATCCTCCTGGAGCGACTGGCTACGCATTAAGGAAACACTAGCATCTAACGGCCTTAGATCGTGGTGGCTGCTGCGGCGCGCTCAGCAGATGCTGATCGCAGATCTTAAGGAGATTGAAGACCTCACCATTAGAAACACCGATAGTCTGCTTGAGTATCCAACCCTGGGAGATACCTTATCAGGGATCTCCAGTACGGCTCTAAAAGATAAGTTACGACGACAAACGGAGATCGACCGTAGACCCGCTGCGCAGCTTTTTTATAAGGCCTACCTAGCACAATCTTCGCTAGGGTGGTTTAACCAGGGGCAGGCTAACGCCCTGCTCGATGAGGTTATCGAACGGGCTCGCCCGAACTACGATGAACTGCTGCGTACACATGCAATATTGCTGCGCATGCGCTCACTTAAGAGCTCGAGCGAGCGTTACCGTGACCTTGCCTATCGTATCTTTTATACCGCCCCAGCAGAGTTAAGAAACAGCGGCTTTAAATTACCGGTACGGATTGAGAGCGTTGGTATGGGGGATGATATTAGGGCATTTATAGAGCGCGGGCCATTTCTCGCTGCTGGGAACTCCGCGTTGCTGTGCTCTATCCGAGTTGAGCCTACCGCCACATTATCGACGCTTTCCTTCTCATGCCCAGGCAACAGCGCTAAAAATCGTATTATCGGGGATGTTGATCCTCGAGAACTTGTGAATAAACTAGCAGAGGCCCTATTTAGGGAGGAGATTAGCAATGGCAGTAATAACTGAAGAACTTAACACCGCGCAGCAAACCGTATCAAAGCTGTGTTCCTCGTTAGAACGGGTGATCAGGGGGCGTAGCGATACGATCCGCCTCGTAATCGCCGCACTTATCGCTGATGGGCATGTGCTGCTTGAGGATTATCCAGGTTCGGGCAAAACAACCCTTTCAAAAACTCTTGGTCGGTTAATTGCAGAGGACCAACCTGGGCACTCTCAATTCCCCTCCCATGCCGGTGCGCAGGTAGTTCCCTTTCGGCGCATTCAATTTACCCCGGACATGCTTCCAGGGGATGTGCTCGGTGTAAATATCTTCGATCCCAAGACCGGACAGTTTCACTTTATGCACGGGCCGGTCTTTGCTCATATCGTTCTAGCAGATGAGATTAACCGTACTGGACCTAAGGTTCAGGCGGCGTTTCTAGAGTGCATGGCTGAGAAGCAGGTAACGCTAGATAACGTAACCCGTCCACTCGATCAGCTCTTCTTTGTTCTTGGCACTCAGAATCCCCTTGATATCGCGGGCACCTATCCGTTACCGCAGGTGCAGCTTGATCGATTCCTATTTAAGATCCCGATGGGCTACGTAGATAGCCTTACCGAGAACTCGATCCTTGAAAACCATCAGGCGATCCGTGAGGATTCCATATCAATTGAACCGGCCTGCTCGCGCAGTGAGGTGCTTGCTGCGCGGCGAGCCTGCGAGGCCGTACATGTCAGCCCTGCATTAAGAGAGGCCATCGTAGGTACGGTACAGGCAACCCGCAAGAATCCTATGATTCAGTTCGGGGCTTCTACCCGTGCTGCTCTGATGCTGCAGAGCTCTATCCGGGCCTGGGCCCTTATTAATGGCCGTGATTTCGCAACCGAGGATGACCTTTATTACGTTGCCCCCTATGTGCTCCTACATAGGCT from Pseudomonadota bacterium encodes:
- a CDS encoding DUF58 domain-containing protein: MNVFYRLYYHPGLGPHPGLGPLTTRSVVIMLFILYLLLGPVSSSTDIIAAALAYGLLALIGIFTTIIVAQGALLQRSLAVEVVAPSGESYVGSPARVAIIISPTWVLPLTYLDISLKSPHADLPRSAIRVTGTGRSERRLVLELPMPHRGNWDISGVQLELRDVAGLSRFIWQEELSASIIVTPPVMHETNLPLVSSTQRPGDMVTDMLNRQGDPFDIKAYHPSDGIKKIIWKTFAKRGELLSRHPEASMTPEGFVVMLVLARPEDDQVCARALAYAISLKELKLDIVMSCEGARGRTPASEIARCKELLIDSVWDAKALNGSSIQLDATELLDLCCNQMLGIRVRKLIIFCSGARTADPLAGAQILQLATWLSTQGIEPIFCLTPPSTLINSTQRPIMQRLGTLFVAGETTKTAPVVAANYQRFLADCLSRQWEVHL
- a CDS encoding transglutaminase-like domain-containing protein, whose amino-acid sequence is MSSGIEPNLKTDRLFWSVVAFRSIGAIGIVIIINSFLPLGTPLLITSIAGLLGVVGASLLARSRLTNLGCIALLTTLPLFPTMFFWGLTLLLSPLGLTSLFIEKLTVHTNTGCLIAALTGLATWIFWRARIAVTIEALLFFGAAIAIFSGHREFHLDRPKILNSLAWRLGIDPLSMLFVLGAVLLLSVLLYLYLASLATRPRVDQVTIKRAHGGRQIITTLAVMTLMIGALYLVQHTLYKHFNAIMLGRVANGVGMGSSQGMSPLSFQSALGSSNQPAALVRLEGDYSNNPFSPMMYLRETALSSFSGKEMVFAGRAFDTDLPVIAPREAFTRKEDAELGHRTPLIQSIYLLAEHTNAFAVDYPVSIVQLKNPKPTRFSGTYRAYSVAPAYALSEIEGSSVGDPRWAAEVREHYLVQHSDPRYKELAEKIAGDIKNPIEKAQALTSYLSKTAIYTLAPRHEVKPSEDPVAPFMFGDHRGYCVHFAHAITYMARALGIPARVATGYLTDLSQAKDGHILLRMSDRHAWGEIYITEIGWVPFDVQPEQVESHAETQVDAKLLEELMGILQPGEEILPKDSVKDEVGMLDPDQIWIPDPQLFINLLYLSAALFLLLKLTLRQGWRLARSPTTRLRWGYISVASSLCDIGITRERGETRLDFANRVTQVDLRPLTQLVVTKGYSSNYQLQLEAVTRTIKATQSPLKTLPRWKRPIVAVNPASIVKLLGGASW
- a CDS encoding tetratricopeptide repeat protein, with the translated sequence MVRALRPLAMLALVMALSCLIMHETSAQDSASQASSQPKEAPILDPFDPFDILGSEEIVSSVNDEQKSAEDLLRDSELLLLADRPLDARTKLLKALKKDPDNYRAYHLLAGYYLVHVGHYRLALKYIKRAEELFEKMHGPPPYTTRLLQFEHGNILYYLSQIRLNLDNYQGALEALDRYQALSYHGEWYPGSRAWVLMKLGNIQEAIRIARLGVLAGEGSGQTLNMLGILLSMNDQPYEALEVFRKAIATEMSLGNEGQPATPLNNSGEVYKELFEDDKAESTFLRATSYPDGCEHILPSLNLALLYIDQMKFEAAAGLMDAFDRCVAQFPLRNNEEHLTLESLVRGRIDLHTGDIKRAIRRFEASLEGTQWFGKIGTNQNDMLVASTISLAQALKQENNILRSRVPSSWSDWLRIKETLASNGLRSWWLLRRAQQMLIADLKEIEDLTIRNTDSLLEYPTLGDTLSGISSTALKDKLRRQTEIDRRPAAQLFYKAYLAQSSLGWFNQGQANALLDEVIERARPNYDELLRTHAILLRMRSLKSSSERYRDLAYRIFYTAPAELRNSGFKLPVRIESVGMGDDIRAFIERGPFLAAGNSALLCSIRVEPTATLSTLSFSCPGNSAKNRIIGDVDPRELVNKLAEALFREEISNGSNN
- a CDS encoding MoxR family ATPase, with amino-acid sequence MAVITEELNTAQQTVSKLCSSLERVIRGRSDTIRLVIAALIADGHVLLEDYPGSGKTTLSKTLGRLIAEDQPGHSQFPSHAGAQVVPFRRIQFTPDMLPGDVLGVNIFDPKTGQFHFMHGPVFAHIVLADEINRTGPKVQAAFLECMAEKQVTLDNVTRPLDQLFFVLGTQNPLDIAGTYPLPQVQLDRFLFKIPMGYVDSLTENSILENHQAIREDSISIEPACSRSEVLAARRACEAVHVSPALREAIVGTVQATRKNPMIQFGASTRAALMLQSSIRAWALINGRDFATEDDLYYVAPYVLLHRLRFHAGAGDSKKALETLMAPIIERLVRSGLR